One window from the genome of Sulfodiicoccus acidiphilus encodes:
- a CDS encoding purine-nucleoside phosphorylase encodes MNPVHILARREDVAPVALIAGDPGRVKKVATLLSEARIVNENRGFLTFTGYYNGSRVTVATHGIGGPSLAIVVEELYMLGVKTFVRLGTAGSLVEHLKVGDVIVATGASYLHGGTIGQYVGNSASISTSPEPILTSKIMKKLSDRGVQFAQGSVFSSDAFYAEDSSFVSRWASLGNIGVEMECATLFALGNMRGLKTAGILVVSDELTGEKRWIDRSTLENRVDQVARAILEVLAEEE; translated from the coding sequence GTGAACCCAGTTCATATACTGGCCCGCAGGGAAGATGTCGCTCCAGTAGCTCTTATAGCGGGCGACCCAGGAAGGGTAAAGAAGGTAGCTACTCTTTTAAGTGAAGCTAGAATAGTTAATGAGAACAGAGGTTTTCTTACCTTCACTGGCTATTATAATGGGAGCAGAGTTACAGTAGCTACTCACGGAATAGGAGGGCCATCGTTGGCGATCGTCGTAGAGGAGCTGTATATGCTAGGAGTTAAGACTTTTGTTCGACTGGGAACGGCGGGTTCGCTAGTAGAACATTTGAAAGTAGGCGACGTAATTGTGGCCACTGGAGCCTCATATCTTCATGGGGGGACAATAGGGCAATACGTAGGAAACTCAGCCTCAATTTCTACTTCTCCTGAGCCTATCCTCACATCTAAGATAATGAAAAAGTTGTCAGATAGAGGAGTCCAGTTCGCGCAAGGTAGCGTTTTCAGCAGCGACGCGTTCTACGCTGAGGATAGCTCCTTCGTCTCCAGGTGGGCCAGCTTAGGTAATATTGGAGTGGAGATGGAATGTGCAACTCTCTTCGCTCTAGGTAACATGAGGGGACTCAAGACTGCGGGGATCTTAGTGGTGAGCGATGAGTTAACAGGAGAGAAGAGATGGATTGATCGATCCACTTTAGAGAACAGGGTAGACCAAGTCGCAAGGGCGATATTGGAGGTGCTGGCGGAGGAAGAGTGA
- a CDS encoding zinc ribbon domain-containing protein, whose amino-acid sequence MAKELYFPRQVDLNYVVNSLVSQLSSEGYKVQSNVGTTMAVVQAKKEGFLRTLVAANRAFTFTFNNTVNGLQVKIGIGAWVENLAATAIETVILGPIFLVVDVPEMVYNEHIEGKFARMIENIVNQAPSSFQQAPPPFQPPQSVPQYQPMPQQPQASHQQFSYCPSCGGQIAPNYKFCPSCGTRLS is encoded by the coding sequence GTGGCTAAGGAATTATACTTTCCAAGACAGGTGGACCTCAACTACGTAGTGAATTCCCTAGTTTCCCAGCTTTCCAGCGAAGGCTATAAGGTTCAGTCCAATGTTGGAACAACGATGGCCGTAGTCCAAGCGAAGAAGGAGGGATTCCTCAGGACTCTCGTAGCAGCTAACAGAGCCTTCACCTTCACCTTCAACAATACGGTTAATGGGCTTCAAGTCAAGATAGGGATTGGAGCGTGGGTAGAAAACCTAGCGGCGACAGCCATAGAAACTGTAATTCTTGGTCCGATCTTCCTCGTCGTCGATGTGCCGGAGATGGTCTATAACGAACACATAGAGGGAAAGTTCGCTAGGATGATCGAAAACATAGTTAACCAGGCGCCATCCTCCTTTCAACAGGCTCCACCACCGTTTCAACCTCCTCAATCCGTGCCCCAGTACCAACCCATGCCTCAACAGCCTCAAGCCTCCCACCAACAATTTTCTTACTGTCCTAGTTGCGGAGGCCAGATTGCACCCAATTACAAATTCTGTCCTAGTTGCGGAACTAGGCTCTCCTAA
- a CDS encoding nucleotidyltransferase family protein — protein sequence MDLSKMKVIIPIGGEGLRLRPLTIETSKATVRILNRPLLEFPILELARQGVKEFIFGVRGYVNYKSLFDNFKEGIGLSSRYKIKPRLHFKYQPRIDSVGNADSVRINMEYYDVNETTMVIQGDNLFHIDLKKFVEYHEQKKATMSILLKRLDSVEGFGVAVMEEDGRIKNFVEKPRPQQAPSNLVNTGIYLLSPDVKEIFKEKEVVKMRREGRMDFGKDFIPYLIETGRSVYGYQTDELWFDVGTPERYLEAMLTLLKTVPEEGFLGKKIDDDRRIFIQGQSPDSIRRRNYIRRKYKEKEIQLEGNILIGRHCHIGTGTYIEESVIDNFSVIRSEAKIIRSAVMDRVYIGEGASIENSIIGRHCEIRSTKDNPVRIVNSALGDDVVVEEGTVIIRSKVYPHKLINTSSRIEDSVIV from the coding sequence ATGGATCTCTCGAAAATGAAGGTCATCATCCCCATTGGGGGAGAGGGCCTAAGACTAAGACCATTGACGATAGAGACCTCCAAGGCCACAGTCAGGATACTTAACAGGCCACTGTTGGAGTTTCCAATACTCGAGTTGGCCAGACAAGGAGTAAAGGAATTCATTTTTGGTGTCAGAGGTTACGTTAACTACAAGTCGTTATTCGATAACTTCAAGGAGGGAATAGGGCTATCTTCGAGATATAAGATAAAGCCCAGGTTGCACTTCAAGTATCAACCTAGAATAGACAGCGTGGGAAACGCAGATTCTGTGAGAATAAACATGGAGTACTACGATGTAAACGAAACTACGATGGTCATTCAAGGTGACAACTTATTCCATATAGACCTGAAGAAGTTCGTTGAATACCACGAACAGAAGAAGGCTACCATGTCTATTCTCCTAAAGAGGTTAGATTCAGTGGAGGGTTTCGGAGTCGCAGTGATGGAAGAGGATGGAAGAATCAAGAACTTCGTTGAGAAGCCGAGGCCCCAACAGGCCCCTTCAAACCTAGTTAACACTGGAATATACCTTCTATCTCCAGATGTGAAGGAGATCTTCAAGGAGAAGGAAGTAGTCAAGATGAGGAGAGAGGGGAGGATGGACTTCGGTAAGGACTTCATACCCTATCTCATAGAGACAGGAAGGAGCGTCTACGGATATCAGACTGACGAATTGTGGTTTGACGTAGGTACACCAGAGAGGTATTTGGAGGCCATGCTAACTTTATTGAAGACTGTTCCTGAGGAGGGTTTTCTTGGAAAGAAGATCGATGATGATAGGAGGATATTTATCCAAGGGCAGAGCCCCGACTCTATTAGGAGGAGAAACTATATAAGAAGAAAGTATAAGGAAAAGGAAATCCAACTGGAGGGAAACATATTAATTGGAAGACATTGCCACATAGGAACGGGAACCTACATAGAGGAGTCCGTTATAGATAACTTCAGTGTCATTAGGTCAGAGGCTAAAATCATCAGATCAGCAGTGATGGATAGGGTTTACATAGGAGAAGGAGCGTCAATTGAGAACTCAATAATAGGTAGGCATTGTGAGATCAGATCAACTAAGGACAATCCGGTCAGAATAGTTAATAGCGCCTTGGGCGACGACGTAGTAGTGGAGGAGGGTACTGTGATAATAAGGTCTAAGGTCTACCCTCACAAGCTCATTAATACAAGCAGTAGAATAGAGGACAGCGTCATAGTTTGA
- a CDS encoding glycoside hydrolase family 57 protein: MKHVAIGFEVHQPFRVRRDYFWNPRYRGDLVERFFDETRNRDIFERVKRNCYVPATKIILEEIDRAEEEGVDLKFFFSLSGTLLEQVERWGSDFLELLRELRYTKKVEFLGQTYYHSITGTWEDKTEFREQVKQHIALMKDLLDYSPSIFENTELLTDRSIAKEVEGLGFRGIVLEGKESTLKGRSPNRPYKLKGGNISLLFRNYRLSDDVAFRFSNKSWDQYPLTAEKFAGWISQSEGYYALIFVDYETFGEHHSRQTGILDFLRWLPRELERRAVETVVPSDVVNESIEEMDLDSLSSWADVRKDESGWLGNQMQRAYDELVLRSELPSKELGGEFLRTWRYFTTSDNYYYMYVGEGGPAEVHSYFNAYDSPVEAFINEFYALSRLLEEELKSLNIDREPFFFYKGNRKFNVAWNEKQVEEILHRDQSLRDHQRFVKEWLQ; this comes from the coding sequence ATGAAACACGTGGCGATCGGTTTCGAGGTACATCAACCGTTTAGGGTAAGAAGGGATTACTTTTGGAACCCGAGGTATAGAGGGGATCTCGTAGAGCGTTTCTTCGACGAAACGCGTAATAGAGACATTTTCGAGAGAGTGAAACGCAACTGTTACGTTCCGGCGACAAAGATCATTCTAGAGGAAATAGATAGGGCCGAGGAAGAGGGAGTAGATCTCAAGTTCTTTTTTAGTCTATCTGGTACTCTCTTAGAGCAGGTAGAAAGGTGGGGTTCAGATTTCCTTGAGTTACTGAGGGAACTTAGATACACCAAGAAAGTGGAGTTCCTTGGTCAAACCTACTACCACTCCATAACGGGGACTTGGGAAGACAAGACGGAGTTCAGAGAACAAGTAAAGCAACATATTGCTCTAATGAAGGACCTACTCGACTACTCGCCGAGCATATTTGAGAATACTGAACTGCTCACCGATAGGTCCATAGCTAAGGAGGTGGAGGGTTTAGGGTTCAGAGGTATAGTCTTGGAGGGAAAAGAAAGCACACTTAAAGGTAGGAGTCCCAACAGACCATATAAACTGAAGGGAGGAAACATATCTCTCCTTTTTAGAAACTATAGGTTAAGCGACGATGTGGCGTTTCGCTTCTCCAATAAGTCGTGGGATCAGTACCCACTCACTGCCGAAAAATTCGCTGGCTGGATCAGTCAGTCGGAGGGCTATTACGCTCTGATATTTGTAGACTATGAAACGTTCGGAGAACATCATAGCAGACAGACAGGCATACTAGACTTTCTAAGGTGGCTTCCTAGGGAGTTGGAGAGGAGGGCTGTAGAGACAGTTGTACCTTCGGATGTCGTGAACGAGTCCATAGAGGAAATGGATCTAGATTCCCTCTCCTCTTGGGCAGATGTGAGAAAAGACGAGAGTGGTTGGTTAGGCAATCAGATGCAGAGAGCTTACGACGAATTGGTCCTGAGATCGGAACTGCCGTCTAAGGAGTTGGGAGGGGAGTTCCTAAGGACTTGGAGATACTTTACAACTAGCGACAACTACTACTATATGTACGTCGGCGAGGGTGGTCCAGCCGAGGTTCACTCTTACTTCAATGCCTATGATTCCCCAGTGGAGGCGTTCATAAACGAGTTTTACGCCCTCTCAAGGCTACTCGAAGAAGAGCTCAAGTCTCTTAACATCGATAGAGAACCTTTCTTTTTCTATAAGGGAAACAGAAAATTTAATGTTGCTTGGAATGAGAAGCAAGTTGAGGAAATTTTGCATCGAGATCAGTCTTTGAGGGATCATCAAAGGTTTGTGAAGGAGTGGTTGCAATGA
- a CDS encoding glycosyltransferase, producing MNRVESLWFDDQLKSVLMFSFELFKVASGGGLGTAVYGLSTALARAGVKTTVIMPSHGRHLSDPHRSSLGLREIDVKVYGVRRGENGAHYRYAIGAEAGRLDGVEVILVKGLDYETGRILDSWGVYDWSLEKSALFARVAPALVQYLLNRREIPSLIHIHDWHSVLAGTASKYELEVRRVIVPTVFTVHLLNKVGVPWHYASEEWAGLQNCPHYIWSVSKHVLKRTKEVWDELSAGFIERFGAYEADLLTSVSSNYLREVIEFVGYWAENKSCVTYDGTDWNLEEVERLAEGVGIRDRAQLRTRLLSSLPSMKVVPEDFSTGSILWQHKGALGIRDDWTYEPLAPGQLVLFTGRVVYQKGLDLLLKSFKRVVNRVPDARLVVLGIPGKEYDLLREVVNDASALPNNVRLLLSSSIDRATYKLFHYAASVFVSSSRWEPFGINVIEAMAVGTPVVGYRVGGVAETVVDLRYNADGTGLLARPESVEELADYLSSALLLSKAAEESNMETLRTQSVVSTDDVRLWLKIRQNAINRVRQNFTWDAARDRVLECYKKGAEMARYRTMASF from the coding sequence ATGAATAGAGTGGAGTCGCTGTGGTTCGACGATCAACTAAAGAGTGTTCTAATGTTTTCCTTTGAATTGTTCAAAGTGGCATCAGGAGGAGGGTTAGGAACCGCAGTGTACGGACTTTCCACTGCGTTAGCAAGAGCCGGAGTAAAGACCACTGTAATCATGCCAAGCCACGGAAGGCATTTGAGCGATCCTCATAGATCCTCCCTAGGTCTGAGGGAGATCGATGTAAAGGTTTACGGGGTGAGACGTGGGGAGAACGGTGCGCATTATAGGTATGCCATCGGAGCCGAGGCTGGGAGATTGGACGGAGTCGAAGTCATTCTAGTGAAGGGACTAGACTATGAGACTGGGAGAATATTGGACAGTTGGGGAGTTTACGACTGGAGCCTGGAGAAGTCGGCCTTGTTTGCTAGAGTCGCTCCTGCCTTGGTACAATACTTGTTGAACAGAAGGGAAATACCCTCACTCATACATATTCATGACTGGCACTCCGTTCTAGCGGGCACGGCTTCCAAATACGAACTGGAGGTTAGACGGGTGATCGTGCCAACCGTCTTCACCGTTCATCTCCTCAACAAGGTCGGAGTTCCATGGCATTACGCCTCAGAGGAGTGGGCTGGACTTCAGAACTGTCCGCACTACATCTGGTCCGTAAGTAAGCACGTCCTTAAAAGAACTAAGGAGGTATGGGACGAACTTTCGGCAGGATTCATAGAGAGGTTCGGCGCCTATGAGGCAGATCTCCTCACGTCAGTTAGCTCCAATTACCTGAGGGAAGTCATAGAGTTCGTAGGTTACTGGGCCGAAAACAAGTCCTGTGTGACCTATGACGGGACAGATTGGAACTTAGAGGAGGTGGAAAGGCTGGCTGAAGGTGTCGGAATCAGGGACAGGGCACAACTCAGGACCAGGTTGCTTTCGTCCCTCCCATCTATGAAGGTCGTTCCAGAGGACTTTTCCACCGGAAGCATATTGTGGCAACACAAGGGAGCCTTAGGCATACGAGACGATTGGACATACGAACCACTGGCCCCAGGGCAGCTGGTCCTTTTCACTGGCAGAGTAGTGTACCAGAAGGGACTAGACCTACTTCTTAAGTCCTTCAAAAGGGTAGTCAATAGAGTTCCAGACGCCAGGCTCGTGGTACTGGGTATACCTGGGAAGGAATATGACCTCTTAAGGGAGGTAGTAAACGATGCGTCTGCCTTACCCAATAATGTCAGACTCCTGCTCAGTTCGAGTATAGACAGAGCAACCTACAAGTTATTCCATTACGCTGCCTCAGTGTTTGTGTCCTCATCGAGGTGGGAACCCTTTGGAATAAACGTGATTGAAGCCATGGCTGTGGGAACACCTGTGGTGGGGTATAGAGTGGGAGGAGTGGCAGAGACCGTGGTTGACCTCAGGTACAACGCTGATGGTACTGGCCTCCTAGCTAGGCCCGAGAGCGTTGAGGAGCTGGCCGATTACCTATCCTCTGCCCTCCTCCTTTCTAAGGCGGCTGAGGAATCAAACATGGAGACTCTTAGAACCCAATCAGTAGTGAGCACTGACGACGTCAGGTTGTGGCTTAAGATCAGACAGAACGCTATCAACAGGGTGAGACAGAACTTCACTTGGGACGCTGCAAGGGACAGGGTACTTGAGTGTTACAAAAAGGGTGCAGAAATGGCCCGATATAGAACAATGGCTTCTTTTTAG
- a CDS encoding NADH-quinone oxidoreductase subunit B — protein sequence MTTEKQELLLTGNVESAAKKAAKWLLERKPVKTLRDWGISFSLWPPHLTTSCCGTEFGAFAAARFDSERFGLLPFSGARQSNLLVIEGTMTRKMARAVRVVYEQMPEPKYVIAMGACSLEGGIFWNSYNLVLASEIGIPVDIYLPGCPTRPEALARGLLMLQQRIRGKTAQAVVNT from the coding sequence ATAACTACGGAGAAACAAGAACTGCTCCTAACTGGGAACGTGGAAAGCGCTGCGAAGAAAGCAGCCAAGTGGCTACTGGAAAGGAAGCCGGTGAAAACGCTAAGAGATTGGGGCATATCGTTCTCCTTATGGCCTCCTCACCTAACGACCAGTTGTTGCGGTACTGAGTTTGGGGCCTTTGCGGCTGCTAGATTCGACTCGGAGAGGTTCGGTCTACTTCCTTTCAGTGGCGCAAGGCAGTCTAACCTTTTGGTCATTGAGGGGACTATGACTAGAAAGATGGCTAGGGCAGTAAGGGTAGTTTACGAGCAGATGCCTGAACCTAAGTACGTTATAGCGATGGGAGCGTGCTCATTGGAGGGGGGAATCTTCTGGAATTCCTACAACCTAGTTTTGGCTAGCGAGATCGGAATACCGGTCGATATATATCTTCCTGGGTGTCCTACAAGACCTGAGGCCTTGGCGAGGGGTCTCTTAATGCTTCAGCAAAGAATAAGGGGAAAGACCGCTCAGGCAGTAGTCAACACATAA
- a CDS encoding glycerate 2-kinase, translating to MEERLWSTLPKLQKAADPYQALSRLVKVKDGILEVMGNEHRLGRTKVISVGKAAYPMARWALDYVKPESCLAVIPSGVDVSLDRARVIHGSHPNPDELSLRAGEEVMKEVASGDYDTLLFMISGGASAMIEVPLIELSELREVNRVLVTSGLSITEINSVRKHLSKIKGGKLAKLSKGKIVNLVVSDVPGNDLSTIGSGPTVPDDSTFLDALKVAERVGIQGRALEVLRRGVNGELEETPKKLDTVSYLVLDNMTVLKEIAPLFQNPLILTSELQGEVSEVSKVIASIFKSCLSYGMPLSRPFSLILGGEPEVTVRGEGGIGGRNSELSLHLLKLLKRYSFALLAYATDGIDGNSEFAGAILSSSLVIDHIDEYINNHDTYTPLAKAGVVIKTGYTHTNVNNVYVLTTA from the coding sequence ATGGAGGAACGATTGTGGTCAACATTGCCGAAGTTACAAAAAGCCGCAGATCCCTATCAAGCCCTAAGCCGTTTAGTCAAGGTGAAGGATGGGATCTTGGAAGTAATGGGAAACGAACATAGACTAGGAAGGACTAAGGTGATCTCGGTTGGAAAGGCGGCATATCCTATGGCTAGGTGGGCCTTAGATTACGTTAAGCCTGAGAGCTGTCTCGCTGTAATTCCCAGCGGAGTAGATGTCTCTCTAGATAGAGCAAGAGTGATTCACGGCTCTCATCCTAACCCAGACGAGTTAAGCTTGAGAGCGGGTGAAGAAGTGATGAAGGAGGTAGCCAGCGGGGACTATGATACCTTGCTTTTCATGATATCGGGTGGCGCCTCTGCGATGATAGAGGTTCCCTTGATAGAACTTAGCGAGTTGAGAGAGGTGAACAGGGTGTTGGTTACTTCTGGGCTATCAATAACAGAGATAAACAGTGTGAGGAAACACCTCTCTAAAATAAAGGGTGGAAAGTTGGCCAAATTAAGTAAAGGGAAGATAGTTAATCTGGTAGTTAGTGACGTACCAGGAAACGATCTCTCCACCATAGGGAGCGGACCAACAGTTCCAGACGACAGTACTTTCCTGGACGCGCTTAAAGTAGCTGAGAGAGTGGGTATCCAGGGCAGGGCACTAGAGGTTCTTAGAAGGGGGGTTAACGGTGAGTTGGAGGAGACTCCGAAGAAACTTGATACAGTAAGTTACCTAGTTCTTGACAATATGACGGTTTTAAAAGAGATAGCTCCGCTCTTTCAAAACCCACTGATCCTCACGTCAGAACTCCAAGGTGAGGTGAGTGAGGTTTCGAAAGTGATTGCGTCAATTTTTAAGAGCTGCTTGAGTTACGGAATGCCTCTCTCTCGGCCTTTTTCTCTAATATTGGGAGGAGAACCTGAAGTCACGGTTAGAGGGGAGGGTGGAATTGGAGGTAGGAACAGCGAACTTAGCCTCCATCTCCTTAAGTTGTTAAAGAGATATAGTTTCGCTTTACTTGCGTACGCAACCGACGGAATTGATGGCAATAGTGAGTTTGCCGGGGCTATATTAAGCAGTTCCTTAGTTATCGATCATATAGATGAATACATCAACAACCACGATACTTATACTCCGCTCGCAAAAGCAGGTGTGGTAATAAAGACGGGTTATACACACACAAATGTAAATAACGTTTATGTGTTGACTACTGCCTGA
- a CDS encoding alcohol dehydrogenase catalytic domain-containing protein, translating into MRALQFGRQSLEDLRLTEVEDPHPKRGELLIDITKASVNPIDYYTITSLKVSPLPHIPGTEFTGTVSQLGEEVKGFSEGDRVAIYTRFFDGRCDMCIKGREMLCRNGGRIGVDTDGGFAEKIAVNSLQAFKFDGPEEIAASLPVAALTAYHALKEAEVKLGTIVVVLGASGNTGMFATQLARKMGATVIAVSRKSWPKELGANEVVDYSEAEKVVREVTDGKMADVVINSLGAGFWDSGMNLLGVDSKLVTFGTLTGHEVKLDLSKLYSKHVKLIGTNRGSLREFSELVEICRDCKVRVWKEFELEEGADAVRSVLSRERDGRVLINVS; encoded by the coding sequence GTGAGGGCTCTTCAGTTTGGTAGACAAAGTTTGGAGGACCTTAGGTTGACAGAAGTAGAGGATCCACATCCTAAAAGAGGAGAGCTTCTTATAGATATAACTAAAGCGAGTGTTAACCCTATAGACTATTACACCATTACTTCTCTGAAGGTCTCGCCTCTACCACACATTCCTGGTACCGAATTTACAGGGACAGTGAGCCAATTAGGAGAAGAAGTAAAGGGATTCAGCGAGGGAGATCGGGTCGCGATATACACTAGGTTCTTCGACGGGAGGTGTGATATGTGCATCAAGGGACGTGAGATGTTATGCAGAAATGGGGGAAGAATAGGCGTAGATACTGACGGAGGGTTCGCTGAGAAAATCGCAGTTAATTCTCTACAGGCGTTCAAGTTCGATGGACCAGAAGAAATAGCTGCAAGCCTACCTGTGGCAGCACTCACTGCCTATCACGCATTGAAAGAGGCTGAAGTAAAGTTAGGAACCATAGTGGTTGTTCTAGGTGCATCGGGTAACACTGGGATGTTCGCCACTCAGTTGGCGAGGAAGATGGGGGCGACAGTGATCGCTGTAAGCAGGAAGAGTTGGCCGAAGGAGCTGGGTGCGAATGAGGTAGTGGATTACTCAGAGGCTGAGAAGGTGGTAAGAGAAGTTACAGATGGTAAGATGGCCGACGTGGTAATCAATTCGCTAGGAGCTGGGTTCTGGGACTCTGGGATGAACCTTCTGGGAGTGGATTCTAAGCTTGTAACCTTCGGCACCCTCACTGGACATGAAGTGAAGCTAGACCTTTCTAAGCTCTATTCCAAGCATGTGAAACTCATCGGGACTAACAGAGGCAGCCTCCGTGAATTTAGCGAATTAGTTGAGATATGTAGGGACTGCAAGGTTAGGGTGTGGAAGGAGTTTGAGCTTGAAGAGGGAGCCGACGCAGTTAGGTCAGTTCTATCTAGAGAAAGAGATGGGAGAGTACTAATAAATGTTTCATAG
- a CDS encoding GNAT family N-acetyltransferase, protein MEALVKVRQITKDDWRDVLRLYESLSEEDLYLRFFHIYKLSPEEAMKLAKEEDHYTVVAEVGGEVVGEATLHEDGEFSVVVASDYRKSHLGTWLVRELIKHAKETGMKEVKFYTLPENRAMISLGQKLGFTLTFDDEEIVGVLKLS, encoded by the coding sequence ATGGAAGCTCTTGTAAAAGTAAGGCAGATAACTAAGGACGATTGGAGAGATGTACTGAGACTCTATGAGTCTCTATCGGAGGAAGACCTATACCTGAGGTTCTTTCACATCTACAAACTTAGCCCAGAGGAGGCGATGAAACTAGCTAAAGAGGAAGATCACTACACGGTAGTCGCAGAAGTCGGAGGTGAGGTGGTAGGCGAGGCGACCCTTCACGAAGACGGCGAGTTTTCGGTAGTAGTGGCGTCTGACTACAGGAAATCTCATCTAGGTACCTGGCTCGTAAGGGAACTTATTAAGCATGCTAAGGAAACAGGTATGAAGGAGGTTAAGTTTTATACGCTCCCAGAAAACAGAGCGATGATCTCGTTAGGCCAGAAGCTGGGATTTACTCTAACTTTCGACGACGAGGAGATAGTAGGTGTGTTAAAACTCAGTTGA